A genomic region of Nodularia sp. LEGE 06071 contains the following coding sequences:
- a CDS encoding pentapeptide repeat-containing protein yields the protein MDAHKILKLYAAGERTFNRANLHQINLCAANLSGANFTEADLSGANLSQANLSGCNFSRANLTDADLSGANLNRANLSEVNLIGADLIRVNLEETNLSRADLRSANLEIASLIGANLSEAEMSGANLRNANLRKTNLIACNINEAELSGADLAGAIIIEQEKTEGILHIGISHKWVTWAGSYS from the coding sequence ATGGATGCTCACAAAATCCTGAAACTTTATGCAGCAGGAGAACGCACATTTAATCGCGCCAATTTACATCAAATAAATCTTTGCGCTGCTAACTTAAGTGGTGCTAATTTTACTGAAGCTGACTTAAGTGGTGCTAACCTCAGCCAAGCTAATTTAAGTGGATGTAACTTTAGTCGGGCAAATCTGACTGATGCTGACCTGAGTGGTGCAAACTTGAACCGTGCAAACTTGAGCGAAGTCAACTTAATTGGTGCTGACCTGATTCGGGTTAACCTAGAGGAGACTAATTTAAGTCGTGCAGATTTGCGGAGTGCAAATTTAGAAATTGCCAGCCTGATAGGTGCAAACCTGAGTGAAGCGGAAATGAGTGGGGCAAATTTAAGAAACGCTAATCTCAGAAAGACTAATTTAATTGCTTGCAATATCAATGAAGCCGAACTCAGTGGCGCAGACTTAGCAGGAGCAATCATTATTGAGCAAGAGAAAACTGAAGGAATATTGCATATAGGAATATCTCATAAATGGGTTACTTGGGCTGGGAGTTATTCCTAA
- a CDS encoding DALR domain-containing protein — MDDDFNTPGALAVVFELAKELRRQSNLLTHEGKTDSPPEQIQQQWQTLVNLAQVLGLEAQPEAPSITASKLTDEEIQILIQQRQTVRQSKNFRESDRIRNELQELGMTLIDQSNGTTRWHS, encoded by the coding sequence ATGGATGATGACTTTAACACGCCTGGGGCATTAGCGGTTGTATTTGAACTGGCGAAGGAATTACGCCGTCAAAGTAATTTGTTGACTCACGAAGGCAAAACAGACAGTCCTCCAGAACAAATTCAGCAGCAATGGCAAACTCTGGTGAATTTAGCTCAGGTTTTGGGACTGGAAGCTCAACCAGAAGCCCCCAGTATCACCGCTAGCAAGTTGACTGACGAAGAGATTCAAATTTTGATTCAGCAGCGTCAAACAGTGCGTCAATCCAAGAATTTCAGGGAAAGCGATCGCATTCGCAATGAATTGCAGGAACTTGGCATGACTTTAATTGATCAATCAAATGGTACAACTCGCTGGCATTCCTGA
- the folE gene encoding GTP cyclohydrolase I FolE codes for MTLSIRPDLTSADQVLSSLTAQKQPKVTEAEMMQAVRTLLIGLGEDPDREGLKDTPKRVMKALQFLTKGYTESLDELLNGAVFTEDANEMVLVRDIDIFSSCEHHILPIIGRAHVAYIPNGKVIGLSKIARICEMYGRRLQVQERLTSQIADALQNLLKPQGVAVVVEATHMCMVMRGVQKPGSWTLSSAMRGVFAEDSKTRDEFMNLIRHNANFH; via the coding sequence ATGACTTTATCGATTCGTCCCGATCTAACTTCTGCCGATCAGGTACTATCGTCTTTAACTGCTCAAAAGCAGCCAAAAGTAACAGAAGCAGAAATGATGCAGGCTGTGCGGACTCTGTTGATTGGATTAGGAGAAGATCCAGACCGCGAAGGACTCAAAGACACTCCCAAAAGAGTCATGAAAGCCTTGCAATTTCTCACAAAGGGATACACTGAATCTTTGGATGAACTGCTAAATGGAGCAGTATTCACAGAAGATGCCAATGAAATGGTGTTGGTTCGGGACATCGATATTTTCAGTTCCTGTGAGCATCATATCCTGCCAATTATTGGCCGCGCTCATGTTGCCTACATTCCCAACGGTAAAGTCATCGGTTTATCTAAAATCGCCCGCATTTGTGAAATGTATGGACGACGTTTACAAGTCCAAGAACGTCTCACCAGCCAAATTGCTGACGCATTACAAAATTTGCTCAAACCCCAAGGTGTCGCAGTAGTTGTGGAAGCAACTCATATGTGTATGGTCATGCGCGGTGTGCAAAAACCCGGTTCTTGGACTCTTAGTAGTGCCATGCGTGGAGTTTTTGCGGAAGATTCCAAAACTCGTGACGAATTTATGAATTTGATCCGCCACAATGCTAACTTTCATTAA
- a CDS encoding CobW family GTP-binding protein yields MTTLTPLATNITSEIPKRGMPVTLITGFLGSGKTTLLNQILKNKENLKVAVLVNEFGDINIDSQLLVSVDQDMMELSNGCICCTINDGLVDAVYRILEREDRIDYFVIETTGVADPLPIILTFLGTELRDLTNLDSIITLVDVEAFDAEHFQSESALKQITYGDIILLNKVDLATPEKIKEVETYIHEMKVGAKILHTQYGEVPLPLILDTQLTPQQEYISIAEADAHKEHEHHHDHEHHHHHSDHLDNDGFISISFQSDRPFDVNKFEAFLTEEMPAGVFRAKCILWFNDSDLRHIFQLSGSRYNLHADDWCSQPKNQLVVIGRNLKSSEIHSHLHKCLV; encoded by the coding sequence ATGACTACTCTTACACCATTAGCAACCAACATCACATCGGAGATTCCTAAACGGGGAATGCCGGTTACTTTGATTACTGGGTTTTTAGGAAGTGGTAAAACTACTCTTCTCAATCAAATTCTCAAAAACAAGGAAAATTTAAAGGTTGCTGTTCTAGTCAATGAGTTTGGCGATATTAATATAGATAGCCAATTGCTGGTTTCTGTAGACCAAGACATGATGGAACTCAGCAATGGTTGTATTTGTTGTACTATTAATGATGGCTTAGTTGATGCTGTTTATCGTATCTTAGAAAGAGAAGACCGCATTGATTATTTCGTTATAGAAACCACTGGAGTGGCTGACCCTTTACCAATTATCTTAACATTTTTAGGTACAGAACTCAGAGATTTAACAAACCTTGATTCTATTATTACTTTGGTAGATGTAGAAGCTTTTGATGCAGAACATTTTCAAAGTGAATCGGCTTTAAAACAGATCACTTATGGAGATATAATTCTCCTGAATAAAGTTGATCTTGCTACTCCAGAAAAAATCAAAGAAGTTGAAACTTACATCCATGAGATGAAAGTGGGTGCGAAGATTCTGCACACTCAATATGGGGAAGTTCCGTTACCATTGATTTTGGACACGCAGCTAACACCCCAGCAAGAGTATATCTCTATTGCCGAGGCGGATGCCCACAAGGAGCATGAACACCATCATGATCACGAACATCATCACCATCACTCTGACCACTTAGATAATGATGGCTTTATATCGATTTCCTTCCAAAGCGATCGCCCTTTTGATGTTAACAAGTTTGAAGCCTTCCTCACAGAAGAAATGCCAGCCGGTGTATTTCGTGCGAAATGCATACTTTGGTTTAATGACAGTGATCTACGTCATATCTTTCAACTTAGCGGATCACGTTATAATTTACACGCCGATGATTGGTGTTCTCAACCAAAAAATCAGCTAGTTGTTATTGGCAGAAACTTAAAAAGCAGCGAAATTCACTCGCATTTGCATAAATGTTTGGTATGA